The sequence acaaaaaattttttttaaaaaatgaaaaaacaactttggggaaaaagaaattgtttacctataaatatttaaaattttaatttgaagtataatttggtaaagggtatataagattcggctcagccgtttctttactaatacattctcaccacttaggtttttgacagctgagttaggtctttgacaggagagtttccgttctatgtatattttctctatggtcACAGTACTGTAGTGGTTTACAGTATTGCCAAGTACTTTCTAGCTGGGCTTGTTAAAACATTTCACAGTTAGTATTCCAAGCtcatactatttttaatattttcaattgtaatttttgtttttaaataacttatttaTCTTCTACGTGACTAAAAAATGTTCTTCAAGCAACCACACTAACTTATTTATAACACCCTTTGTGATTAAGTTGCATTCGCTAAAAATAATTTGCTATAAAAAgccatttaatataattaattttatcagTACAATATTATATTCCTCTAGGGAAAGAAGTAAATcgtaaataagtttaaaatgaaattttaccaCGGATTTCTGGCgatattatttattatgttcGTTAGATGCCATAATTCGCAGGCTCTCAAACATAAAGTaagttgaaaatattgtttatttctaACACTTAATTCTTAATAGTATAAAACTTTTCAAGGGCTATAGAGATCAAGCTATAAGAGACAGCGACGATGTAAGACCAAACAGCAACGGTGTAAGTTTTGTAAaacttctttgaaatttttgaaaaaatctttaTAATTCTGGACAAATTTCAGGACAATATTATAACTGGAGATAATGTTAGAAATCGAGTGCAAATTAATGGCAAGACTATTGAAACTGGTACAACTGACAATGAATCGAATTGGAATAATAATGGAAACCGATATCAGTCTAGGGAAAACAACAACGTAAGTTGTATAAAGATTtactagattttatttcaaacaattgtttgaaatcttcaataattctttaTAATTCTGGCCAAATTTCAGGACAATATTATAACTGGAGATAATGTTAGAAATCGTGTGCAAATTAATGGCAGGACTATTGAAACTGGTACAACTGACAATGAATCGAATTGGAATAATAATGGAAACCGATATCAGTCTAGGAAAAACAACAACGTAAGTTGTATAAAGATTAACTAGATTttatttctaacaattgtttttaaatgaaatctAATGTTTTCAGGATTATACAAGAAATCGAAAAAACaaattacttaaatataaattcttcataaaattttagaatcaTAATGGGCACAATATTAAACATCAAGGAAGGACAACTATTTCACAATCATCAGATAACAATTAATCGAACACTGAAGAGTTAGTTAGGTATGTGAGAGAATAATTAAACTGCTTATATTCTAACTCAAttattgtgttttgtttttttaaataataactaaAGAGAGAGCCCGAGAACATTCAAACATATAACAGGTTCgagtaaatgtaaatttttaaatcttctaataaaattgttattagatatataaatttatttaatgagggaagaaaaataaaaataatgttaaaaaaaatacttaaaagaaGTTACAACAAACTTGATAATAATGCTAAATCAATTATAAACTGGTCCTTCAGTAATTACAATACTGGTTCTGTGAACCGGTTCTAGTTTTAAAACTTACAATGAAAGTCCCCAGATACTTTAACATTGTTCAAGGACTCTGTGACAGGTCTCGAAACTAACTCCAACAAGCTTGTTCTGCTTTGGATTTTATCTTACtagttaaaattatttgttttacaaaataatttgttcaaattttagagagaagaaaaagaaaaataatctgaaagcaagtaagagagttatattcggctgtgccgaatcttatatacccttcaccaaattatacttcaaaataaaatttttaaatatttttaggtaaacaaaatttattattttttggaaaaatttttttcggttgttattttatttttttttaaatttaaaaatttaaaaaaaattttgcaaatgcatgttttttctggtatgtctaatgagcacatagataagatatttacacgtttcagaactatttaagaattttggcatcgatttgttagtgcatatttttgcactaaagacgattttgcatgtccgaaatgaagcttgaacgctataaaagaaaatcattattgCAGCGAATcagtacttgcgatgaaaaatggatacattacgataacccgaagtgtaagagatcgtatgtgaaacccagacaaccagccgaatcgacaccaaagccaaatatacatggcCCTAAGGTAATTCACTGTATTTGGttggaccaaaagggtcctatttattataagctgctgaagtttagccagaccatcacaaggagactttaccgaatgcaactgattcgtttgaagcgatcattggccgaaaaactcccagaatacgcggccatacatgaaaccgtaatattccatcataacatcggccacatgttgcaatacctgttagaaagtatttagaatgaagtgcttCAGACGGtgcaccgtccgactactatttgtttctatcGGTGCAGAACGCTCTCCCTGGGATATgtttcactttagaacagagtatccgatattggcttgattcgttcttggcctcaaaatatgagcagttgccagaaagatgagaaaaggtcataggGAACAATGTCCaacactttgaataaatttatattgtacaaatgtttcaaaaaaaaaagctaGACATCAAAGGATTTTGGGTTGGTGACGTCATCGGCCATcacgatgattaccaacttattttggcctgaattggacgATATAGACACcaagacatgtggtttcaacacgATGGCGCTACTTGACACATACCTCATGTcatattggacattctgcacgagcgatttgaggacATGGTCATCTCATATGGacgtgatgtgaactggccaccgagatcgtgcgattAGACTCTGTTATGCCCGTTTTCTTAATGTATCTacaaactgcctgttactaaatgtcgacattaatttattaggccgataaactgtccgttaacaattttggttttctcaatataccgacaaaaattattttcagttggcaatacctctcaaaatagatgggaaagttgggaaccctgccttcaagtgacaacatgtttacataaatcagctgtttaatgtggccatcgacagacggaatcttttgaaaaattcattatcctgcatgtctgccaggtagttagacctggaactcatgttcttcgagttcatcctccatcaaattaatgttaattcctctattaaactgtttttaataaaatctcaaggtgcatttaataaggtgccatcggcagcacagctgattatagaaatagcacgcgataatgtcaaactacatatataaaaaatattcatccgtacgcccgtatgtcaaactctatatatacaaaataagtgaattcgcctgtatttatttcaattcgccactgctgtcaccttgttaaatacgccttgataaaatctattgaatttcgtttacaaaaaaaacacagacaTAAAAACTATGAACAACAGTCAtctgattgaatttatctgtacgataaataaataattggcaggtgaggtcgggttagctttgcgacagaatataagcaaatgagacattgagaaaaccaaatttctttaatctgcatAAAAAGATAAAGATAATCACTtaatgagaaaacggccctTAGACTTtttttgtggggttttcttaagtcgcaggtctatgcgaataagccacaaacaaCATTCAATTCAGCCTGACATTTGCATGATGTTATACTCCATACataggcctttcaaacgaataaaaaatgttgatggTCTCACATACACtttgtttaaactatttaaatttaaagttaggACTTGAAAGCCAATATTAATCGGGTAATTCGATACAGGTAGACCTTCCTTAAATGTCAGAGATCTTTCGGATCATAATAAAGATTCCTACATTCAAAtctattttaagtgttttatttaaaattgtaaaagttataaatatattttaaattttttatttgcaaatttcaATTAACCATATCAGCCaagaatttcttaaattttttccacAAACTAAACTCCTTGTTAGTCATATTGACGttaacatttccatcagtactGTTTAAATTAATATCGTTTAATTGCTTAAAATCCTTTGAGTCGTTTATTACAGAATTTTGGCAATTTCCTTATTGGCACTTTACTTAATTGTAgcagttttattattataacttttAGCTATCGCCTTTTTAGTCTACATCAAAAAGGAACAagatttcaaatgtttttattaaacaaatccaaaacaaacaaaacaaactcaCCCCATTATAATTATCTATTTTTCGTGGCACCACCAACAATTGACCGTTATTAGTGTCCTTAAATGTATAGTCCTTTAGGcaaaaagttatttatatttaaatttgcaacaaacattttatttataatgtagttttttttaaacttacatTATTTGGATCTAATTGCTCAGCCTTATTTAGATGTAAGTTGAAAACCATAAATATGGTCATTACCaagaaaataatgtaaaatttcattttaattgtgTTCGGAAGTGTTTTATAGTCTTAGTAGTTGCTATTTGTTATCCTGTTGTATAGTGTATTGAATTTATAGTATgaac comes from Calliphora vicina chromosome 2, idCalVici1.1, whole genome shotgun sequence and encodes:
- the LOC135952020 gene encoding putative mediator of RNA polymerase II transcription subunit 29 isoform X1 gives rise to the protein MKFYHGFLAILFIMFVRCHNSQALKHKGYRDQAIRDSDDVRPNSNGDNIITGDNVRNRVQINGKTIETGTTDNESNWNNNGNRYQSRENNNDNIITGDNVRNRVQINGRTIETGTTDNESNWNNNGNRYQSRKNNNNHNGHNIKHQGRTTISQSSDNN
- the LOC135952020 gene encoding homeobox protein 2-like isoform X2; translation: MKFYHGFLAILFIMFVRCHNSQALKHKGYRDQAIRDSDDVRPNSNGDNIITGDNVRNRVQINGKTIETGTTDNESNWNNNGNRYQSRENNNVNNVRNRVQINGRTIETGTTDNESNWNNNGNRYQSRKNNNNHNGHNIKHQGRTTISQSSDNN